The following nucleotide sequence is from Psychromonas sp. psych-6C06.
CATCGCCATCATAGCAGCAGGAACATGAATATAGATAATCCGAAAACTATCACCTTGCTGATAATCAGCAGGCGCAAACAATAACCCCCATACTAACCCCACAACAAAGGTGATCACCGTTGCCACAATAAACCAAGGTAATAATTTCCCTGCTAATTGATAGCTTTTCTCAGGCTTTGCATAGGGATGTAACCATTTCCACATAATTAAATAACTCTCCGTCGATATTTATAGTTCAGCTTACGCTAACGCGTAACGCGGCAGCAATTGCAAAGGGTGCTAAGGTCATTGAGGCAATTAACATCGCACCTAATAACGCTAATAGACCAAGGTAAGACTGGCCGTATGCGGCTGCATCAATTGCCATGGTTGAAAAAATTAAAATAGGAATACTTAAAGGAAGCATAATTAAGCTTAATAATATCCCTCCTTTACGTAAACCGACTGTTAATGCAACGCCAATAGCCCCAAGTAGGCTCAGTATGGGTGTCCCAATAAGCAGGGTTAAAAAGAGTGCATAATAGGTCGGTACATCCATCGCCAAAAAAGTTGCTAATAATGGCGAAATAAACAAAATAGGTAGGCCCGTCAATAACCAATGTGCAAACACTTTTGCACTGACTAACCACGCGAGAGAATGAGGCATCAGCATCAACTGCTCAAGCGATCCATCAATAAAGTCATCTTTAAATAGGCGTTCAAATGAGAGCAGTGCTGCCAATAAAGCAGCAACCCAAATAATACCAGGAGCAATACGTGCTAGTAAAATAGGATCAGTGCCGATACCCAGGGGGAAAAGCGTCACAACGATGATAAAAAACCACACCGGATTTAATATATCACTCTGTCGCCTAAAAGCACCTTTAAGCTCTTTACTAACCACCTGTGTAAAGACCTTAAACATAACAGTCATCCAAGGGTTTATGCAGGGTGATTTTTGATAATCGTGGCGCCTTGATAGATAAATCCTGATGAGTTGTCAGTACAACAATGCCACCTTTATCTGCATGCTGAAGAAAAAGGTCTTCTAATACCTTAACACCTGATTTGTCTATCGCAGTAAAAGGCTCATCTAAAACCCACAACTGGCAATCATTTAACCATAAACGTGCAAGTGCAACTCGTCGCTGCTGTCCTGCAGAAAGTTGCCCAGTAATAATATCTTCATAACCTGCAAGGCCAACTTTTGCCAAAATCTCCCATAGATCTGCACTTTCATAACTCGGTTGTAAATGCTGAAAGAACTGCAGATTTTCTAGTGCCGTGAGCTCAGGCTTAATGCCCGTTTTATGACCAAGATATAGCAGTGTTTTTAGGTAAGTTTCACGATCATTATTCATAGCCTCTTCCTGCCAAAGTATTTGACCATCATAAGGAAGAGACAAACCAACTAGGAGACGAAAAAGACTCGTTTTTCCAACCCCATTGGGGCCTTCAACTTGCACTATATCACCGCGATTAACGCTAAAGGAGAGATCTTTAAATAAGATCCTATCTTCTCGGACACAGGTTAAATTTTCACAGCGAAGCATCTGGCAACCTAAATAAAAAATCGAAAAACGGGCATAATAAGACACAGCATCCTAACTTATCTCTGCAGATAAAGATAGGATGATGATAAATAGCCACGTTATTTTTTATGCAAATTAAGCAATAACTCTGCTTCAGCACGAGGCAGTTCACACTCGTTCATTAGCTCCTCAATGGTAGCACCAAGCTCAACCATTTTTGTTGCACGAGTATAAAGTCGATTCTCAGGTGCTTGTGCAACTAAATTTTGTTGGTTTTCTTGGGTTTTTCTGATGAGAAGTTCTAGTTGTTGAAT
It contains:
- a CDS encoding DUF2802 domain-containing protein, with product MYLQYLPWLTLVLAIIFFIISFLLIKKQAKKNHALELLLKSVLANNERFKQQFVELHSGSVGMGKKIQQLELLIRKTQENQQNLVAQAPENRLYTRATKMVELGATIEELMNECELPRAEAELLLNLHKK
- the ccmB gene encoding heme exporter protein CcmB; the protein is MFKVFTQVVSKELKGAFRRQSDILNPVWFFIIVVTLFPLGIGTDPILLARIAPGIIWVAALLAALLSFERLFKDDFIDGSLEQLMLMPHSLAWLVSAKVFAHWLLTGLPILFISPLLATFLAMDVPTYYALFLTLLIGTPILSLLGAIGVALTVGLRKGGILLSLIMLPLSIPILIFSTMAIDAAAYGQSYLGLLALLGAMLIASMTLAPFAIAAALRVSVS
- the ccmA gene encoding cytochrome c biogenesis heme-transporting ATPase CcmA, with amino-acid sequence MLRCENLTCVREDRILFKDLSFSVNRGDIVQVEGPNGVGKTSLFRLLVGLSLPYDGQILWQEEAMNNDRETYLKTLLYLGHKTGIKPELTALENLQFFQHLQPSYESADLWEILAKVGLAGYEDIITGQLSAGQQRRVALARLWLNDCQLWVLDEPFTAIDKSGVKVLEDLFLQHADKGGIVVLTTHQDLSIKAPRLSKITLHKPLDDCYV